One Acidobacteriaceae bacterium genomic region harbors:
- a CDS encoding molybdopterin-dependent oxidoreductase, with protein MNDFDEREIEIVRGDAEMVRRESARRTRRSFLLGGVAAAAGYAAWRAIDKSKQVGRLQSGLRGAIDWDADVSRAVFRERGLSPTYPLSRAVPLRLNGVIGMEQVLVPASWRLQVAGVRDPQLSRFYAPDVTAWEYQYSDASLMDTMPDLKSGRAGAVQPGGAPAVQMPEQSQSLSAQTPKVNGLPHVDIAARFDAMAQAISGKRRMGTAEAGASASSLNIGTPGLLLTMDELRKLPRVDLVTEFKCIEGWSQITQWSGVRLRDFIDAFPPAPVNGRMPRYVYMETPDGDYYCGYDMEAARHPQSTLVMEMSGQPLRAEHGAPLRLHMPIKYGYKQIKRIGLIAYTDTKPDDFWMKLGYDWYAGL; from the coding sequence ATGAACGACTTTGACGAACGCGAGATTGAGATTGTTCGTGGCGATGCCGAGATGGTTCGCCGCGAAAGCGCGCGCAGGACTCGGCGCAGCTTTCTGCTCGGCGGAGTAGCCGCTGCGGCCGGATACGCCGCATGGCGTGCGATCGATAAGAGCAAGCAAGTCGGAAGACTGCAGTCGGGATTGCGTGGCGCGATCGATTGGGACGCGGACGTGAGCCGTGCGGTGTTTCGCGAGCGCGGCTTGTCGCCGACGTATCCATTGAGCCGCGCTGTGCCGCTGCGTTTGAATGGCGTCATCGGCATGGAGCAAGTGCTGGTGCCGGCAAGCTGGCGTCTCCAGGTCGCGGGGGTTCGCGATCCGCAACTCTCGCGCTTCTACGCGCCGGATGTGACCGCCTGGGAGTATCAATACAGCGATGCGTCGCTGATGGATACGATGCCCGACCTGAAGAGCGGCCGGGCAGGCGCAGTGCAGCCCGGCGGAGCGCCCGCCGTGCAGATGCCCGAGCAATCACAGAGCCTTTCAGCGCAGACGCCGAAGGTGAATGGACTACCTCACGTCGACATTGCGGCGAGATTCGATGCCATGGCGCAGGCAATCAGCGGCAAGCGCAGGATGGGCACTGCGGAGGCCGGTGCGTCCGCGAGCTCGTTGAACATCGGCACGCCTGGACTGCTGCTGACCATGGATGAATTGCGCAAGCTGCCGCGCGTCGATCTCGTAACGGAGTTCAAGTGCATTGAGGGCTGGAGCCAGATCACGCAATGGTCGGGCGTGCGGCTACGCGACTTCATCGACGCATTCCCGCCCGCACCGGTGAACGGCCGCATGCCGCGCTACGTCTACATGGAGACGCCCGACGGCGACTACTACTGCGGCTATGACATGGAGGCTGCGCGTCATCCGCAGAGCACGCTGGTGATGGAGATGAGCGGGCAGCCGCTGCGTGCCGAGCACGGAGCTCCGCTGCGGCTGCACATGCCCATCAAGTATGGCTACAAGCAGATCAAACGCATCGGTTTGATCGCATATACCGACACGAAGCCGGACGACTTCTGGATGAAGCTGGGCTACGACTGGTACGCGGGCCTGTAG
- a CDS encoding M13 family metallopeptidase, whose protein sequence is MKFGPAVCITLLSLATFAPAQTQTAHGIDLTSIDRTVKPGDNFYLYANGNWIARTKIPADRSSIGRFNELADRSDQQVLEIIHDAVSSNAAAGSDTRRIADLYRSYMDEAAIERAGVTPLKPELERIAAISNEQQLSAALGATLRADTDALNNTNFHTPNIFGLWVAPGFQSSDHYAAYLMQGGIELPDRNYYLDSSAHMKNVRAKYLAHMTTMFRLAGIDHADARAQHVLALETAIAKAQWTLAASEDIHHANNLWQASEFAIRAPGLDWTAFLRAAGLAGQKSLYVWQAPAITAESALVASMPLEDWKDWLSLHAIDDNAQYMAKSLDQPWFAFFGTELGGAEQQRPRDIRAVRLLNDNLGEAVGKLYAARFFSREARAQAQRLVANLLAVYHKRLEAITWMAPSTKTEAIAKLERLQVSVGYADNFRTYDGLEIRPDDLFGNVRRAKLFEYRYEVSRVGQAVDRKEWCMDPQTVNAVNLPLDNGLNFPAAILQPPFFDPAAPDAANYGGIGTVIGHEISHTFDSEGAEFDAKGAVRNWWTPADYAHFKAVTAALAAQFDTYEPLPGLHVNGRQTLGEDIADLGGVNASLEAYHVALGGKQAPVVGGFTGDQQFFIAFAQVWANKTRDAALRRGLLTDPHAPAQIRPLTVRNLDDWYANFNVKPGDKLYLPPDKRIHIW, encoded by the coding sequence ATGAAATTCGGCCCCGCCGTCTGCATCACCCTGCTTAGCCTTGCCACATTTGCCCCAGCACAAACCCAGACAGCTCACGGCATCGATCTCACCAGCATCGACCGCACTGTAAAGCCCGGCGACAACTTTTACCTCTACGCCAACGGCAACTGGATCGCGCGAACGAAAATCCCCGCAGATCGTTCCTCGATTGGTCGCTTCAACGAGCTCGCCGATCGATCCGATCAGCAGGTGCTGGAAATCATTCATGACGCAGTGAGCTCGAATGCCGCAGCCGGCAGTGACACGCGGCGGATTGCCGACCTGTATCGCTCCTATATGGATGAGGCCGCAATCGAGCGGGCCGGCGTTACACCGCTGAAGCCTGAGCTCGAACGCATTGCCGCGATCAGCAACGAGCAACAGCTTTCTGCGGCGCTTGGAGCCACGCTGCGCGCCGATACCGACGCGCTCAACAACACGAACTTCCACACGCCAAACATCTTCGGACTGTGGGTTGCGCCAGGATTTCAGAGCTCCGATCACTACGCGGCCTACCTGATGCAGGGCGGCATCGAGCTCCCGGACCGCAACTACTATTTGGATTCCAGCGCGCATATGAAGAACGTGCGTGCGAAGTATCTCGCGCATATGACGACGATGTTCCGGCTCGCGGGCATCGATCATGCCGATGCGCGCGCACAGCATGTGCTGGCCCTCGAAACCGCAATTGCGAAGGCGCAATGGACGCTGGCCGCAAGCGAAGACATTCACCACGCGAATAATCTCTGGCAGGCATCGGAGTTCGCGATCAGAGCTCCGGGGCTCGACTGGACGGCGTTCTTGCGTGCCGCGGGCCTCGCAGGTCAGAAGAGCCTGTACGTTTGGCAGGCGCCGGCGATCACCGCAGAGTCCGCGCTCGTTGCGTCAATGCCGCTCGAGGACTGGAAGGACTGGCTCTCGCTGCATGCGATCGATGACAACGCACAATACATGGCGAAGTCGCTGGACCAACCGTGGTTCGCGTTTTTCGGCACGGAACTCGGCGGCGCGGAACAGCAGCGCCCGCGTGACATTCGCGCTGTCCGCCTGCTGAACGACAATCTTGGCGAAGCTGTTGGGAAGTTATACGCCGCGCGCTTCTTCTCACGAGAGGCGAGGGCGCAGGCGCAGCGTCTCGTCGCCAACCTGCTGGCGGTATATCACAAGCGTCTCGAGGCGATCACGTGGATGGCGCCTTCGACGAAGACTGAGGCGATCGCGAAGCTCGAGCGGCTGCAGGTCAGCGTTGGATATGCCGACAATTTCCGCACGTATGACGGGCTTGAGATTCGCCCGGACGATCTCTTCGGCAATGTCCGGCGGGCGAAACTTTTTGAGTATCGCTACGAGGTCAGCCGAGTCGGCCAGGCGGTGGACCGCAAAGAGTGGTGCATGGATCCGCAGACCGTGAACGCGGTCAACCTGCCGCTCGACAACGGACTCAACTTCCCTGCTGCGATTCTGCAGCCGCCGTTCTTCGATCCGGCCGCACCGGACGCGGCAAACTACGGTGGCATCGGCACCGTCATCGGGCATGAAATCTCTCACACCTTCGACAGCGAAGGCGCTGAGTTCGATGCGAAAGGTGCGGTGCGCAACTGGTGGACGCCCGCAGACTACGCGCACTTCAAGGCAGTCACCGCTGCACTTGCGGCGCAGTTTGACACCTATGAGCCGCTGCCTGGTCTGCACGTGAATGGCCGACAGACGCTCGGCGAAGACATCGCTGATCTTGGCGGAGTCAATGCTTCGCTTGAGGCATACCACGTTGCGCTCGGCGGAAAGCAGGCGCCGGTTGTCGGCGGGTTCACCGGCGATCAACAGTTCTTCATCGCGTTTGCGCAAGTGTGGGCGAACAAGACGCGCGACGCTGCGCTGCGGCGTGGGCTCCTCACGGATCCGCACGCACCGGCGCAGATTCGCCCGCTTACCGTGCGCAATCTCGACGACTGGTATGCCAACTTCAACGTCAAACCCGGCGACAAGCTGTACCTGCCGCCGGACAAGCGGATCCATATCTGGTAG
- the ftsH gene encoding ATP-dependent zinc metalloprotease FtsH: protein MNSTIKHLLIWVLTVGCLLVGWRYVVTNMNPGHDQAISLTELMNDAQAGKLGEVTINGTEATGKFKDGKESFHATIPATYQDLYNNLINHGVNVTVKDQNGTLWLNILFQIAPIAVILALFLFMMRQMQSGGNKALSFGKNRARLLSMQQKKVTFKDVAGVDEAKEELKEIIEFLREAQKFQRLGGRIPKGVLMVGPPGTGKTLLARAVAGEANVPFFSISGSDFVEMFVGVGASRVRDLFEQGKKNAPCIIFIDEIDAVGRHRGAGLGGGHDEREQTLNQLLVEMDGFESNDGVILIAATNRPDVLDPALLRPGRFDRRVIVDRPDIRGREEVLRVHSKKVPLADDVNLQVLARGTPGFSGADLANMVNEAALTAARFNRKAVHMYDFEIAKDKVLMGAERKSMLLSEDDKRDTAYHEAGHVLVAAKRKHSDPLHKVTIIPRGMALGVTMHLPEEDKHTVTKDYLETQLAILMGGRCAEEIFMDRMTTGAGNDIVRATELARKMVCEYGMSELGPLTYGKKEEQIFLGREIAQSRDYSDDTAKEIDRLVKKFVDEGYKSAHQILDENREVMHRMAIALLERETLDAAEIELLIQGKELGPVKSPLAAADDDTQKVLKPEGTRKPGYNEGAPTTA, encoded by the coding sequence TTGAATTCAACAATTAAACATCTCTTGATATGGGTCCTTACGGTGGGCTGCCTTCTGGTGGGATGGCGGTACGTGGTGACCAATATGAATCCGGGCCACGATCAGGCAATCAGCCTGACCGAGTTGATGAACGACGCCCAGGCCGGCAAACTCGGCGAGGTGACCATCAACGGCACCGAGGCCACGGGTAAGTTCAAGGATGGCAAAGAGAGCTTTCACGCCACGATCCCGGCAACTTATCAGGACCTGTATAACAACCTGATTAACCATGGCGTGAACGTCACCGTGAAGGATCAGAACGGCACCCTGTGGCTGAACATCCTCTTCCAGATCGCGCCGATCGCCGTCATCCTGGCGCTGTTCCTCTTCATGATGCGGCAGATGCAGTCGGGCGGAAACAAGGCGCTGAGCTTTGGCAAGAACCGTGCGCGCCTGCTCTCGATGCAGCAGAAGAAGGTGACGTTCAAGGACGTTGCGGGCGTCGATGAAGCGAAGGAAGAGCTGAAGGAGATCATCGAGTTCCTGCGCGAGGCGCAGAAGTTCCAGCGGCTCGGCGGACGCATTCCGAAGGGCGTGCTGATGGTCGGGCCTCCGGGAACCGGCAAGACACTGCTGGCACGGGCCGTGGCCGGCGAGGCGAACGTTCCGTTCTTCTCGATTTCCGGTTCGGACTTCGTCGAGATGTTTGTCGGCGTCGGTGCAAGCCGCGTGCGCGACCTGTTCGAGCAGGGCAAGAAGAATGCTCCCTGCATCATCTTCATTGACGAGATCGACGCTGTGGGACGGCACCGTGGTGCTGGCCTGGGCGGCGGACACGATGAGCGCGAGCAGACGCTGAATCAGCTGCTCGTCGAGATGGATGGGTTTGAGTCGAACGACGGCGTGATCCTGATCGCTGCGACGAACCGTCCTGACGTGCTCGATCCGGCGCTGCTGCGGCCGGGCCGTTTCGACCGTCGCGTGATTGTGGATCGTCCTGACATCCGTGGGCGCGAAGAGGTGCTGCGGGTGCACTCGAAGAAGGTGCCGCTGGCCGATGACGTGAATCTGCAAGTGCTGGCGCGCGGGACACCGGGCTTCAGCGGCGCGGACCTCGCGAACATGGTGAACGAGGCCGCTCTGACGGCGGCGCGGTTCAATCGCAAGGCCGTGCACATGTACGACTTTGAGATCGCCAAGGACAAGGTGCTGATGGGTGCCGAGCGCAAGTCGATGCTGCTGAGCGAGGACGACAAGCGCGATACGGCGTACCACGAGGCCGGTCACGTGCTGGTGGCGGCGAAGCGCAAGCACTCCGACCCGCTGCACAAGGTGACGATCATCCCGCGCGGCATGGCGCTGGGCGTGACGATGCACCTGCCGGAAGAGGACAAGCACACGGTGACGAAGGACTACCTCGAGACGCAGCTCGCGATCCTGATGGGCGGGCGCTGCGCGGAGGAGATCTTCATGGACCGGATGACGACCGGCGCGGGCAACGACATCGTGCGCGCGACGGAGCTGGCTCGCAAGATGGTTTGCGAGTACGGCATGAGCGAGCTCGGGCCGCTGACTTACGGCAAGAAGGAAGAGCAGATCTTCCTGGGCCGCGAGATCGCGCAGTCGCGGGATTACTCAGACGACACGGCGAAGGAGATCGACCGTCTGGTGAAGAAGTTCGTCGACGAGGGCTACAAGTCGGCGCACCAGATTCTGGACGAAAACCGCGAGGTGATGCACCGGATGGCGATTGCTCTGCTGGAGCGGGAGACGCTGGATGCGGCGGAGATCGAATTACTGATTCAAGGCAAGGAGCTCGGCCCGGTGAAGTCGCCACTGGCTGCCGCCGACGACGATACGCAGAAGGTGCTGAAGCCTGAGGGAACCCGCAAGCCTGGGTACAACGAGGGCGCACCGACGACCGCGTAA
- a CDS encoding GH1 family beta-glucosidase translates to MNRIDRLNRRDFARLLGLSATAVSLPAAAVTAPAHHQDTTTVRSFSNGFLWGTATSAYQIEGAPDEAGRGLSIWDTFSRAKKTYTGENGDTADDEFHRYREDIAIMQELGIKAYQFSVSWPRIFPQGTGAQNPQGWDFYDRMLDVLLAADIEPYCNLYHWDLPEALMSVGGWQSRDTAKALADYSAVAARHLSDRVKNFITISEVTAFVDAGYRYGSDAPGLKLNNAQVAQVTHNVLLGHGMCVQAVRANARPGTRVGIADNAVSTLPVIETPENIEAARKAYREENSRSLTPILEGRYTDLYLKGLGADAPKFTPEDMKIISAPLDFIGLNIYEPTWVRARDNESGYEVLDMPKSYPHMAALWLQLGPGGAYWSPRFLHEIWGVNEIYITENGAASTDVPTKSGEVLDVDRVYFLRSYLSQLQRAVSEGIPVKGYFLWSLMDNYEWSDGYAMRFGITYVDYTTQKRTVKLSGEFYKRVIATNALA, encoded by the coding sequence ATGAATCGGATCGATCGCCTCAACCGTAGAGATTTCGCCCGGCTGCTCGGCCTATCCGCAACGGCCGTATCCCTGCCCGCCGCCGCCGTCACAGCTCCGGCGCACCACCAGGACACAACCACGGTCCGCAGCTTCTCCAACGGCTTCCTGTGGGGCACCGCCACCTCCGCCTACCAAATCGAAGGCGCTCCCGACGAGGCAGGCCGCGGTCTCTCCATCTGGGACACCTTTTCCCGCGCGAAGAAGACCTACACCGGCGAGAACGGCGACACCGCCGATGACGAATTCCACCGCTATCGCGAGGACATCGCGATCATGCAGGAGTTAGGAATCAAGGCCTACCAGTTTTCCGTCTCGTGGCCGCGCATCTTCCCGCAAGGCACCGGAGCGCAGAACCCCCAGGGCTGGGACTTCTACGACCGCATGCTGGATGTCCTGCTCGCCGCCGACATCGAGCCCTACTGCAACCTCTACCACTGGGACCTGCCCGAAGCCTTGATGAGCGTCGGCGGCTGGCAGAGCCGCGACACTGCCAAGGCTCTCGCGGACTACTCCGCCGTCGCCGCCAGGCACCTCAGCGATCGCGTCAAAAACTTCATCACCATCAGCGAAGTAACCGCATTCGTCGACGCCGGCTACCGCTACGGATCTGACGCGCCCGGTCTGAAGCTCAACAACGCCCAGGTCGCGCAGGTCACTCACAACGTGCTGCTCGGCCACGGCATGTGCGTGCAGGCCGTGCGCGCCAACGCACGCCCAGGCACACGCGTGGGCATCGCCGACAACGCTGTCAGCACTCTTCCCGTGATTGAAACTCCGGAAAACATCGAGGCCGCGCGCAAAGCCTATCGCGAGGAGAACTCCCGCTCTCTCACGCCAATCCTGGAAGGCCGCTACACCGACCTCTACCTCAAAGGCCTCGGTGCCGACGCGCCCAAATTCACCCCCGAAGACATGAAGATCATCAGCGCACCCCTCGACTTCATCGGCCTCAACATCTACGAGCCCACCTGGGTCCGCGCCAGGGACAATGAATCCGGCTACGAAGTCCTCGATATGCCGAAGAGTTATCCGCACATGGCTGCTCTTTGGCTGCAGCTCGGTCCGGGCGGAGCCTACTGGTCGCCCCGCTTCCTGCATGAAATCTGGGGAGTCAACGAGATCTACATCACCGAAAACGGCGCCGCCAGCACGGACGTGCCGACCAAATCCGGCGAAGTGCTGGACGTTGATCGCGTCTATTTCCTGCGCAGCTACCTCTCCCAGTTGCAGCGCGCCGTCAGCGAAGGCATCCCCGTGAAGGGCTACTTCCTCTGGAGCCTGATGGACAACTACGAATGGTCCGACGGCTATGCCATGCGCTTCGGAATCACCTACGTGGACTACACGACCCAGAAACGAACCGTAAAGCTCTCCGGAGAGTTCTATAAGCGCGTCATCGCCACAAACGCGCTGGCCTAG
- a CDS encoding pectinesterase family protein has product MNSSRFRRLQPLLYASLLCCAAAFAQDIHVRVDAHGPGSTASTTDYTSIQQALDHAPQAAAPYRTIIEVVPGTYHERINVTRNRPRITLLGLGKAPEDVVVTYSMNAKEAGGTFFTETAQINGDQFEADNVTFENSAGPTGQAVAAAVRSDRSIFKHCRFLGDQDTLFADFGRQYYVDSFIAGGVDFIFGNATAVFDHDTISEIRNGQITAQSRTSPEQTTGYVIDHSRITHDPVPPPPGKTAATGFGLGRPWRAYSRVVVMNTELPADLDPAGWSKWSNRDSSTPTAYYAEFHNKGPGANTSQRAPWTHQLTEKQAATFAPENFLRGSDNWNPVAEAAHLP; this is encoded by the coding sequence ATGAACAGTTCCCGTTTCCGCAGACTGCAACCTCTCCTTTACGCTTCCCTCCTCTGCTGTGCAGCGGCCTTTGCGCAGGACATCCACGTGCGCGTCGATGCGCATGGCCCGGGTTCGACCGCCAGCACCACGGACTATACGTCGATTCAGCAGGCGCTCGATCATGCTCCACAAGCTGCGGCGCCCTACCGGACGATCATCGAGGTCGTGCCTGGCACATATCACGAGCGCATCAACGTCACGCGCAATCGGCCACGCATTACGTTGCTCGGGCTCGGCAAAGCGCCTGAGGACGTGGTCGTCACCTACTCGATGAACGCCAAGGAAGCCGGTGGGACATTCTTCACCGAGACCGCGCAGATCAATGGCGACCAGTTCGAGGCCGATAACGTGACCTTCGAGAACTCTGCGGGACCGACCGGGCAGGCCGTTGCCGCCGCTGTCCGTTCCGATCGTTCGATCTTCAAGCACTGCCGTTTCCTCGGAGATCAGGACACGCTCTTCGCCGACTTCGGCCGTCAATATTATGTGGACTCCTTTATCGCCGGTGGCGTCGACTTCATCTTCGGCAATGCAACTGCCGTCTTTGATCACGACACGATCAGCGAGATTCGCAATGGGCAAATTACAGCGCAATCGCGCACCTCGCCCGAGCAAACCACCGGCTATGTCATCGATCACTCGCGCATCACGCATGATCCCGTGCCGCCTCCGCCGGGGAAAACCGCAGCTACGGGCTTCGGGCTTGGCCGTCCGTGGCGCGCCTACTCTCGCGTGGTCGTCATGAACACGGAGCTGCCAGCCGACCTCGATCCCGCCGGCTGGTCGAAGTGGAGTAACCGCGACAGTTCAACTCCCACCGCGTATTACGCTGAGTTTCACAACAAAGGGCCGGGCGCGAACACATCGCAGCGCGCGCCCTGGACGCACCAGCTCACAGAGAAGCAGGCGGCGACGTTCGCGCCGGAGAATTTCCTGCGCGGCAGCGACAACTGGAACCCTGTCGCTGAAGCCGCACACCTTCCATAA
- the tilS gene encoding tRNA lysidine(34) synthetase TilS: MTNERRLAIDLSLMNAGERVCVAVSGGADSTALLLALIDANRAKEGLGAALSAVHVHHGLRGVEADGDEAFVRDLCARLEVPLVVERVDVAARQSEEREGLEEAARELRYGVFWRLMADVDVVATAHTLDDQAETVVMKLLRGAWTEGVGGIAPTIERPMYRDLKLAGSRRIVRPMLGVRRLEVEAYLQERGQAWREDETNRDLSLTRNRVRHELMPMLRTFNPAIDATLARLAEIARDEEAFWKSEVARVLPQVLLPGRPVRGGGRAVSTVTGNSGCAIEVERLRAMAPALRRRVVREAARSLGCSLSAEETSKLLALAGLAQVHPPIAARTGARLELSRGLRAERTAREIQLQREAAPFVAKTTGRKAGGEAAARG; this comes from the coding sequence ATGACGAACGAGAGACGGCTTGCGATTGATCTGTCGCTAATGAACGCAGGCGAACGTGTGTGCGTTGCCGTCTCGGGTGGCGCGGATTCGACCGCGCTTCTGCTCGCTTTGATCGACGCGAATCGCGCCAAAGAGGGCCTGGGCGCGGCGCTGAGCGCTGTCCATGTGCACCACGGACTGCGCGGAGTCGAAGCAGATGGCGATGAGGCGTTCGTGCGGGATTTGTGTGCGCGTCTGGAGGTGCCGCTGGTAGTGGAGCGCGTTGACGTCGCGGCGCGGCAGAGCGAAGAGCGCGAGGGTTTGGAGGAGGCGGCACGAGAGCTTCGATATGGGGTGTTCTGGCGGCTGATGGCGGATGTCGATGTGGTAGCGACGGCGCACACCTTGGACGATCAGGCCGAGACGGTAGTGATGAAGCTGCTGCGTGGCGCATGGACCGAAGGGGTTGGCGGAATTGCGCCGACGATTGAGAGGCCAATGTACAGAGATCTGAAGTTGGCTGGGTCGCGGCGCATTGTGCGGCCAATGCTGGGAGTGCGGCGGCTGGAGGTCGAGGCGTATCTGCAAGAGCGCGGGCAGGCGTGGCGGGAGGATGAAACCAACCGGGATCTATCGTTGACCCGCAACCGTGTCCGTCATGAGCTGATGCCGATGCTGCGCACGTTCAATCCTGCGATTGACGCGACACTCGCACGCCTGGCGGAAATCGCACGGGATGAGGAGGCGTTCTGGAAGTCGGAGGTCGCTCGTGTGCTGCCGCAGGTGTTGCTGCCAGGGCGGCCGGTTCGGGGTGGCGGACGCGCCGTGAGTACCGTTACCGGCAATAGCGGTTGTGCCATCGAAGTGGAGCGGCTGCGGGCGATGGCTCCTGCCCTGCGCAGGCGGGTCGTGAGGGAGGCGGCGCGTTCCCTGGGCTGCAGCCTTTCTGCGGAAGAGACGTCCAAGTTGCTGGCATTGGCGGGTTTGGCCCAGGTGCATCCGCCGATTGCCGCTCGTACTGGCGCCCGCCTCGAACTCAGCCGAGGACTTCGGGCGGAGCGCACCGCGAGGGAGATCCAACTGCAGCGGGAGGCTGCTCCTTTCGTTGCAAAGACAACCGGGAGAAAAGCTGGCGGGGAAGCGGCGGCCCGGGGGTAG
- a CDS encoding cytochrome b/b6 domain-containing protein produces the protein MQVEGQAANDAGELRLVKKHPRAIRWMHWINFPLLAIMIWSGLLIYWGDSIPPYQHPHEVYRLGIGHWTLVRFFPDWFWKLLNAPYQITTGLGWHFFVMWFFAINGIAYAIYLAVSGEWRVLWPKRRSFVDAIWVTLYDLHIPAARRRGLPPQGKYNGAQRIAYSAIVLMGAGALLTGLAIYKPAQLHWLTTALGGYEMARWEHFWLMMGFCGFFVVHVMQVILAGWNNFRSMVSGLEVQTVSREQRFDAESGEPTGAMREDEPPSAGARV, from the coding sequence ATGCAGGTCGAAGGACAGGCGGCGAACGACGCTGGAGAGCTGCGGCTCGTGAAAAAGCACCCGCGCGCCATCCGCTGGATGCATTGGATCAACTTCCCGCTGCTCGCGATCATGATCTGGAGCGGGCTGCTGATCTACTGGGGCGACTCGATTCCGCCTTACCAGCATCCGCACGAGGTCTATCGCCTGGGCATCGGCCACTGGACGCTGGTGCGGTTCTTTCCAGACTGGTTCTGGAAACTACTCAACGCGCCGTATCAGATCACGACCGGGCTCGGGTGGCACTTCTTCGTGATGTGGTTTTTCGCGATCAACGGCATCGCGTACGCAATCTATCTTGCGGTCTCCGGCGAGTGGCGGGTGCTCTGGCCGAAGCGACGGTCTTTCGTGGATGCCATCTGGGTCACGCTCTACGACCTGCATATTCCCGCGGCACGCAGAAGAGGACTGCCGCCGCAGGGAAAGTACAACGGCGCGCAGAGGATCGCGTATTCAGCGATTGTGCTGATGGGCGCGGGCGCGCTGCTGACCGGGCTCGCAATTTATAAACCTGCGCAGCTGCACTGGCTCACGACGGCGCTGGGCGGCTATGAAATGGCGCGCTGGGAGCACTTCTGGCTGATGATGGGCTTCTGCGGCTTCTTTGTAGTCCATGTAATGCAGGTCATTCTTGCGGGATGGAACAACTTCCGGTCGATGGTGAGCGGGCTCGAGGTGCAGACGGTGAGCCGCGAGCAGCGTTTCGATGCCGAGAGTGGTGAGCCGACCGGAGCGATGCGCGAGGATGAGCCGCCGAGCGCTGGAGCGCGCGTATGA
- a CDS encoding alpha/beta hydrolase — protein MRLCPSSLLLALCLITATAHPQTGWQPTPGHPQLPIWPGAIPDAAPVLGPERVEISSLRDLIGGHRSTGVYNVTIPTMTIYSPTGKNTGASVVVFPGGGYQMLAIDLEGTEVCDWLVPRGITCVLLKYRVPGNPALYPKSGPYPESPMALEDAQRTMGLLRLQAAEYHIDPHKIGVLGFSAGGHLVAAISNHYDHRIYPRVDTADDQSCRPDFAIAIYPGHLSYEATVSDAHRSKDKSFMPAPNNAPAAVADLILRPDLHVTAKTPPTFLLQNEDDNVDNVDDALSYYIALRNAHVPTEMHLYPKGGHAFGLRRTKLPVTAWPQLLDTWLQSIGVTPQ, from the coding sequence ATGCGCCTCTGCCCTTCCTCGCTCCTGCTTGCCCTCTGCCTCATTACCGCTACAGCTCATCCTCAGACCGGGTGGCAGCCCACCCCGGGCCACCCGCAGCTCCCCATCTGGCCCGGCGCTATCCCCGACGCCGCGCCCGTGCTCGGCCCGGAGAGGGTCGAAATCAGCAGCCTCCGCGACCTCATTGGCGGCCACCGCTCCACCGGCGTCTATAACGTCACCATCCCCACCATGACCATCTACTCGCCGACCGGCAAGAACACCGGCGCATCCGTCGTCGTCTTCCCCGGCGGCGGCTACCAGATGCTCGCCATCGACCTTGAAGGCACCGAGGTCTGCGACTGGCTCGTCCCGCGCGGCATCACCTGCGTCCTGCTCAAGTACCGCGTTCCCGGCAATCCCGCGCTCTATCCCAAATCCGGCCCCTATCCCGAATCGCCCATGGCTCTCGAAGACGCGCAGCGCACCATGGGCCTTCTGCGCCTCCAGGCAGCCGAATACCACATCGACCCGCACAAGATCGGCGTCCTCGGCTTCTCCGCCGGCGGCCATCTCGTCGCCGCCATCAGCAACCACTACGACCACCGCATCTACCCTCGCGTCGACACCGCCGACGATCAAAGCTGCCGCCCCGACTTCGCCATCGCCATCTACCCCGGCCATCTCTCCTACGAGGCCACCGTCTCCGACGCCCACCGCAGCAAGGACAAGTCCTTCATGCCCGCGCCCAACAACGCGCCGGCCGCGGTAGCGGACCTCATTCTCCGCCCCGACCTTCACGTCACCGCGAAGACCCCACCCACCTTCCTCCTGCAGAACGAAGACGACAACGTCGACAACGTTGACGACGCACTCTCCTACTACATCGCCCTTCGCAACGCCCACGTTCCCACCGAAATGCACCTTTACCCTAAAGGCGGCCACGCCTTCGGCCTCCGCCGCACCAAACTCCCCGTCACCGCCTGGCCTCAGCTCCTCGACACATGGCTGCAGTCGATCGGCGTGACGCCGCAATAA